The following proteins come from a genomic window of Nitrospira sp.:
- a CDS encoding Molybdopterin molybdenumtransferase: MKAADAMAGLTQLYDAQRVVLDAATVLGLEKISILDALGRVLSEDIVAERDNPPWDNSAMDGFAVRWEDIKQEQAIQKPVTLSVIEDVPAGVMPSKTVGLGQAIRIMTGAPIPQGADTVLKVEDTEQTPDSVRVFKAEPKGANIRPQGEDVKKGDRIIAKGTRIRPGEVGMLAILAKSFVCVYQRPRVAILSTGDELADLDERFSEEKIINSNSYGMAAAVQEAGGIPLLLGIARDTPMALKEKISQGLNADMLVLSGGVSMGDYDFTKSVFSELGAEMNFWKLAIRPGQPVAFGKIQGKLAFGLPGNPVSSMVTFEQLVRPVLLKMSGCRSYGRPMIQAIFQERFSKRGDRRHFLRGILTREKGVFKVRTTGDQGSGILTSMVKANCLIDVPVEVERLNPGDEVVVQLLSGEAWPAESEHAHTGGHRLSCC, encoded by the coding sequence GTGAAAGCTGCGGATGCCATGGCCGGATTGACCCAACTCTACGACGCGCAAAGGGTCGTACTTGATGCTGCGACAGTGTTGGGTCTTGAAAAAATCTCGATTCTGGACGCCTTGGGCCGTGTGCTGAGCGAAGACATTGTCGCTGAGCGCGATAATCCTCCGTGGGATAACTCAGCCATGGATGGGTTTGCCGTCAGATGGGAGGATATCAAACAGGAGCAAGCCATTCAAAAACCGGTCACTCTCTCCGTCATTGAGGATGTCCCGGCAGGGGTGATGCCGTCGAAAACGGTCGGTTTGGGCCAGGCCATCCGGATCATGACGGGGGCTCCGATTCCTCAAGGGGCGGATACTGTTCTGAAGGTTGAAGATACGGAACAGACACCTGATTCGGTTCGCGTGTTTAAGGCGGAACCCAAGGGAGCCAACATTAGACCTCAGGGCGAGGATGTCAAAAAAGGAGATCGCATCATCGCGAAAGGGACCAGAATCCGTCCCGGCGAGGTTGGGATGTTGGCGATCCTGGCGAAGTCGTTCGTGTGTGTCTATCAGCGGCCACGGGTGGCGATTCTTTCGACCGGTGACGAGTTGGCGGACTTGGACGAACGGTTCAGCGAGGAGAAGATCATCAATTCGAACAGCTATGGGATGGCTGCGGCAGTGCAAGAAGCGGGGGGCATTCCGTTATTGCTCGGCATCGCGCGTGATACGCCAATGGCGCTCAAAGAAAAGATTTCGCAGGGGTTGAATGCCGACATGTTGGTGCTGTCTGGTGGGGTCTCGATGGGTGACTATGATTTCACCAAATCGGTGTTCAGTGAGCTCGGCGCCGAGATGAATTTTTGGAAACTGGCCATTCGACCCGGTCAGCCGGTGGCCTTCGGGAAGATCCAAGGCAAACTCGCGTTCGGTCTCCCGGGCAATCCGGTTTCATCAATGGTGACCTTCGAGCAATTGGTGCGACCGGTGTTACTCAAGATGAGCGGGTGTCGAAGCTATGGACGTCCTATGATTCAGGCCATATTTCAGGAACGATTTTCCAAGCGGGGCGATCGGCGGCATTTCCTGCGCGGCATTCTTACCAGAGAAAAAGGGGTTTTCAAGGTTCGAACGACCGGAGATCAGGGCTCCGGTATTCTGACGTCCATGGTCAAGGCGAATTGCCTCATCGATGTGCCGGTAGAAGTTGAGCGGCTCAATCCCGGTGATGAGGTGGTAGTTCAATTATTGAGCGGTGAGGCATGGCCAGCTGAGAGCGAGCATGCTCATACCGGCGGACATCGGTTGTCTTGTTGCTAG
- a CDS encoding Cytosolic Fe-S cluster assembling factor NBP35 translates to MARELNVINAGNGDGDACTYMWACAICDENERCQKDKEGHSRWLVAKRMQRIEHKVLIMSNKGGVGKSTCTTNIAVSLALKGWHVGICDMDIHGPNIPKMVGAEGQKLKISTSGGIIPFQAYNMKIASMSFLLQNSDDPIIWRDAYKYEFINQLLGGVDWQDLNFLLIDLPPGTGNESVTTIDLLGTVSGAVIITTPQEVALLDSRKSVTFCKDSEVPIIGIVENMSGLECPHCHTHIDVFRKGGGEASALDMGVPFLGQIPLDPDVVTQSDAGEPFALFNSDTPTAEAYHRIANQVEAFCKKSASLLKAGRSTAVPLKGVNQ, encoded by the coding sequence ATGGCACGTGAACTCAACGTCATCAATGCTGGAAATGGAGATGGAGATGCCTGCACCTATATGTGGGCTTGTGCCATCTGCGATGAAAACGAACGATGTCAAAAGGATAAAGAAGGACATAGCCGATGGTTGGTCGCCAAGCGGATGCAGCGCATCGAGCATAAAGTCCTCATCATGAGCAATAAAGGCGGGGTGGGAAAAAGCACGTGCACGACAAACATCGCGGTGAGCCTGGCGCTCAAAGGATGGCATGTCGGTATCTGTGACATGGATATTCACGGACCCAATATTCCCAAAATGGTCGGCGCGGAAGGTCAGAAGCTCAAGATCAGCACGTCCGGCGGGATTATTCCCTTCCAAGCCTACAATATGAAGATCGCCTCGATGTCGTTTCTGCTGCAGAACTCGGATGACCCGATTATCTGGCGCGATGCCTACAAGTACGAATTCATCAATCAGCTTCTCGGCGGTGTCGATTGGCAGGATTTGAATTTTCTTCTGATCGATCTCCCGCCGGGAACCGGGAATGAGTCGGTCACGACGATCGATTTGCTCGGTACAGTGAGCGGTGCCGTGATTATTACCACGCCACAAGAAGTCGCGCTTCTTGATTCCAGAAAGTCGGTCACGTTTTGCAAGGATAGCGAGGTGCCGATCATCGGGATCGTGGAAAATATGAGCGGGCTCGAATGCCCGCATTGTCATACCCACATCGATGTATTTCGAAAAGGCGGGGGGGAAGCGTCCGCGCTCGACATGGGAGTCCCATTTTTGGGGCAGATTCCGCTTGACCCGGACGTGGTCACACAGTCGGACGCGGGTGAACCTTTTGCACTGTTCAACTCGGACACGCCGACGGCGGAAGCATACCACCGTATCGCCAATCAGGTGGAAGCCTTCTGTAAAAAAAGCGCGTCGTTGCTGAAAGCGGGGCGGTCGACAGCGGTACCGCTGAAGGGAGTCAATCAGTGA
- a CDS encoding Twin-arginine translocation protein TatC, producing MLNKLNRWLQDSVFKPLEDKKMPVMEHLVEFQVRLTRAVITLAVIFMGTFFYADALVKWLRVPLQNMFVPSKLAWEPTDLPTVPFVFLAPAEALWQNVKVAGLFAVVLAMPYLLFEIWRFVVPGLHAQERRFVGPFVCVSTLAFYTGAGFSFFFVLPFALNFLISYGVNAGFVPQISIAQYVGFALWFLTVFGLIFEVPLAITLMAKLGWVDAPFLIQYWKWALLGSFVIAAILTPTPDPFNQTLMAGPMFLLYWVGIFGAKFFGKKTSAENHQSSVPTVAMAGAGAGGVAASGMSMPKSSGDDYVSVPGGRHH from the coding sequence GTGCTGAACAAGCTGAACCGGTGGCTGCAAGATTCGGTCTTCAAGCCGCTGGAAGACAAGAAGATGCCGGTCATGGAGCACCTCGTGGAGTTCCAGGTCCGGCTCACCCGCGCCGTGATCACTCTGGCGGTCATTTTCATGGGGACGTTTTTTTATGCCGACGCATTGGTCAAGTGGTTGCGGGTTCCGCTCCAAAATATGTTCGTGCCGAGCAAATTAGCCTGGGAACCGACTGATTTGCCGACGGTGCCGTTCGTATTCCTTGCACCGGCGGAGGCGCTCTGGCAGAACGTCAAAGTGGCGGGACTGTTCGCCGTCGTGCTCGCCATGCCCTATCTCTTGTTTGAGATCTGGAGGTTCGTCGTGCCGGGGCTTCACGCTCAAGAGCGGCGGTTTGTCGGGCCGTTCGTCTGTGTGAGCACGTTGGCGTTCTACACCGGTGCCGGATTCTCATTTTTCTTCGTGCTTCCCTTTGCTTTGAACTTTTTGATTTCGTACGGAGTGAACGCCGGATTCGTGCCGCAGATCTCGATCGCCCAGTATGTCGGTTTTGCCCTTTGGTTCTTGACGGTCTTTGGGCTCATCTTTGAAGTGCCGTTGGCCATCACACTCATGGCAAAGTTGGGCTGGGTCGATGCGCCGTTCCTGATTCAGTATTGGAAGTGGGCGTTGTTGGGATCGTTTGTCATCGCTGCGATTCTGACTCCCACGCCCGACCCGTTTAATCAGACTCTTATGGCCGGACCGATGTTTCTTCTCTACTGGGTCGGCATCTTCGGTGCGAAGTTTTTCGGCAAAAAAACGTCTGCTGAAAATCATCAATCGAGTGTTCCGACGGTCGCCATGGCCGGGGCAGGCGCCGGCGGGGTTGCTGCCTCGGGCATGTCCATGCCGAAATCTTCCGGTGATGACTATGTCAGTGTCCCCGGAGGACGACACCACTAA
- a CDS encoding HtrA protease/chaperone protein, whose product MANWSQQVTKVLIGSGLIVWALAASGCVSSASAAGVSPAWAQGFSDIVKKTTPAVVNIAVTGGGEGSRRRGGVPPSPFGVPPPGDEPGGELPTPPPIPHGPPMPHRPDQSAGSGVILDSNGFIVTNNHVVEGATQITVTLSDRREFSAKVVGTDPKTDLAVVKIDAKDLPSLKWAEYEKLQVGDLVLAVGSPFGLSSTVTLGIISALGRGNVGIADYEDFIQTDAAINPGNSGGALVNMNGDLIGINTAIFSRTGGSEGIGFAIPSSIALDIVESLQKTGKVVRGWMGVAIQEITPSLAKSFKLPEQRKGVLISDVNENGPSHAAGVKRGDVVVAFNGKEVQSVSQLRNLVARTVVGKDAQVKVLREGKEQLIVVKVAERPSDEMLSRKEPAPPKDTGETMKLPDNVLASLRVQTLDNALMSQLNISAKTAGVVITSVDSGGPAEAAGLQRGDVIQEVNHEPIKTLSDYQKAAEKIKKDELAVLLVNRQGNSLFVAINPK is encoded by the coding sequence ATGGCAAACTGGAGTCAGCAAGTGACCAAGGTCTTGATCGGCAGCGGACTGATTGTGTGGGCTCTCGCCGCCAGCGGATGCGTGTCATCGGCATCGGCTGCAGGAGTCTCTCCAGCATGGGCTCAAGGCTTTTCGGATATTGTGAAAAAGACTACCCCAGCCGTTGTGAATATCGCGGTGACGGGTGGAGGAGAAGGGAGCCGGAGGCGAGGAGGAGTTCCTCCGAGTCCATTCGGGGTCCCTCCCCCTGGAGATGAGCCTGGAGGAGAATTGCCGACCCCGCCGCCGATTCCGCATGGTCCGCCCATGCCGCATCGTCCGGATCAGAGCGCAGGCTCCGGAGTCATCTTGGATTCCAATGGGTTCATCGTGACCAATAATCACGTTGTCGAAGGAGCGACCCAGATTACTGTGACGCTGAGCGACCGGCGCGAGTTTTCCGCGAAGGTGGTGGGCACAGATCCGAAGACCGATTTGGCGGTCGTCAAGATCGACGCCAAGGATCTGCCGTCGCTGAAATGGGCGGAGTACGAAAAGTTGCAGGTGGGCGATCTCGTGCTGGCGGTTGGAAGCCCGTTCGGTCTGAGTTCGACCGTCACGCTCGGCATCATCAGCGCCCTTGGGCGCGGGAATGTCGGAATCGCGGACTATGAAGATTTCATTCAGACCGATGCGGCGATCAATCCTGGAAATTCCGGCGGAGCTCTCGTCAACATGAACGGAGATCTGATCGGTATCAACACGGCGATCTTCTCGCGAACCGGCGGATCGGAAGGGATCGGGTTTGCGATTCCCAGCAGCATCGCCCTCGATATCGTGGAGAGTTTGCAGAAAACAGGCAAGGTCGTACGCGGGTGGATGGGTGTCGCGATCCAGGAAATTACGCCTTCGCTGGCGAAATCGTTCAAGCTTCCGGAGCAGCGAAAAGGGGTGTTGATCAGCGATGTCAATGAAAACGGCCCTTCCCATGCCGCCGGGGTGAAGCGAGGCGATGTCGTCGTGGCCTTTAACGGCAAGGAGGTTCAGAGTGTCAGTCAGCTGCGCAATCTCGTCGCACGAACGGTAGTCGGAAAAGACGCGCAGGTCAAAGTCCTGCGCGAAGGCAAGGAGCAGCTGATCGTCGTGAAAGTTGCCGAACGACCATCGGATGAAATGCTCTCCAGGAAAGAACCGGCGCCGCCGAAGGACACTGGAGAAACGATGAAGCTTCCGGACAATGTCCTCGCATCGTTACGTGTCCAAACGCTGGATAACGCGTTGATGAGTCAGTTGAACATTTCCGCGAAGACCGCCGGAGTGGTCATTACGTCGGTGGACTCTGGTGGACCGGCAGAAGCAGCCGGACTTCAGCGTGGTGACGTGATCCAAGAAGTCAATCACGAGCCGATCAAGACACTCAGCGATTATCAAAAGGCCGCGGAAAAGATCAAGAAGGACGAACTTGCCGTGCTGTTGGTCAATCGACAAGGGAACAGCCTGTTTGTGGCCATTAATCCGAAGTAG
- a CDS encoding Transposase InsI for insertion sequence element IS30: protein MLVERHSRFTMLVKVSGKDSKIVVAALSTQVKKLPDRLRQSLTWDRGMELADHKIFILATDIQCISVILEARGNAAPTSIRIGSFCNTFCGERISPSIPKPSSTGWRTS, encoded by the coding sequence ATGCTCGTCGAGCGGCATTCCCGGTTTACAATGCTTGTGAAAGTCTCTGGCAAGGACAGCAAGATCGTGGTAGCGGCTCTCAGCACGCAAGTCAAGAAACTGCCTGACCGGCTCCGTCAATCGTTGACCTGGGATCGCGGCATGGAACTCGCGGACCACAAGATCTTCATCCTGGCGACGGACATCCAGTGTATTTCTGTGATCCTCGAAGCCCGTGGCAACGCGGCGCCAACGAGCATACGAATCGGCTCCTTCTGCAATACTTTCTGCGGGGAACGGATCTCTCCGTCCATCCCCAAGCCCAGCTCAACAGGGTGGCGCACAAGTTGA
- a CDS encoding Cytochrome c, class I codes for MGYLSKFLGVTAAVVFLSVSVVGAEERDPLKPRVPPDQAADAKALKNPVASSPETIAKGKALYEGKGTCFNCHGKAGDGQGEAGKILNPSPRDFTNCKFHKKRKDGELFWVIKNGSPGTGMVSLIPAAITEEEAWTIINYERSFCKAE; via the coding sequence ATGGGGTATCTGTCCAAGTTTTTGGGAGTCACTGCGGCAGTTGTGTTTCTTTCGGTCTCGGTAGTTGGGGCCGAGGAACGAGATCCTTTGAAGCCTCGCGTTCCGCCCGATCAAGCCGCGGACGCAAAAGCTCTGAAGAATCCGGTCGCTTCTTCACCCGAAACCATCGCCAAAGGCAAGGCGCTCTACGAGGGGAAGGGCACTTGTTTCAATTGTCATGGCAAGGCTGGAGACGGCCAGGGTGAAGCCGGGAAGATCCTGAATCCAAGCCCGCGAGATTTCACCAATTGCAAATTCCACAAGAAACGCAAGGATGGCGAACTTTTCTGGGTCATTAAGAACGGCAGTCCCGGAACGGGGATGGTTTCCTTGATCCCTGCTGCGATCACGGAAGAGGAAGCTTGGACGATCATCAACTATGAACGGAGCTTCTGTAAGGCCGAGTAG
- a CDS encoding putative membrane protein → MESVGEFFRQVRETKGLTVDEVASKTRIRTDFVKALEDGNFAKLPDQVFAKGFVRSYARSLGLDEEDAIHRFIQSAGSFYEKQDERERLKVRQIEEDRKRQSNRKAVAIAISIAVLTLIFLLSREQSSVFRRGTSEQGPATKRTTQAAKEVPATTAREPERTAEVPKPSDTPAGAPKTTTEAPPRQEPTMPAGTASRSEPETGSTVSTASPGSDGPLAGIALNATENFGDGQLVLDLEATELSWVVVQIDNGSPQESLLRPGEKAHWKGQDQFILTLGNAGGVKAELNGKPQKPFGPSGKVARDIVLKR, encoded by the coding sequence ATGGAGTCGGTCGGCGAATTCTTCAGGCAAGTCCGAGAGACGAAAGGGTTGACCGTTGACGAGGTGGCGTCGAAAACCCGCATTCGCACGGATTTCGTCAAGGCGCTCGAGGACGGTAATTTCGCCAAGTTGCCCGACCAAGTCTTCGCCAAGGGGTTTGTGCGGTCCTATGCTCGATCGCTGGGCTTGGATGAAGAAGATGCGATTCACCGCTTTATTCAATCGGCCGGCTCCTTTTACGAGAAGCAGGACGAGCGTGAGCGGCTCAAGGTACGGCAGATTGAAGAAGATCGTAAGCGTCAGTCCAATCGGAAAGCCGTGGCAATTGCGATCAGTATCGCCGTACTGACGCTCATCTTTCTCCTCAGCCGAGAGCAATCATCGGTCTTTCGGCGTGGGACTTCTGAGCAAGGCCCCGCGACGAAACGCACGACGCAAGCGGCGAAAGAGGTTCCGGCCACAACGGCCCGTGAGCCTGAACGGACGGCGGAGGTTCCGAAACCGAGCGATACGCCTGCCGGAGCGCCAAAGACCACGACCGAAGCTCCGCCGCGACAGGAACCTACCATGCCTGCCGGCACAGCTTCTCGATCAGAGCCGGAAACGGGTTCGACAGTGTCGACGGCTTCTCCCGGCAGCGATGGGCCGTTAGCCGGAATTGCTCTGAACGCAACGGAAAATTTTGGAGATGGTCAGTTGGTATTGGACTTGGAAGCGACAGAATTGAGCTGGGTCGTTGTGCAGATCGATAACGGGAGTCCTCAGGAGTCGTTGTTACGACCGGGCGAAAAAGCCCATTGGAAGGGACAGGACCAATTTATCTTGACCCTTGGGAATGCCGGAGGAGTGAAGGCCGAGTTAAACGGCAAACCTCAAAAGCCATTCGGACCGAGCGGGAAAGTTGCCCGGGACATTGTGTTGAAACGATAG
- a CDS encoding Ribokinase translates to MGKLLVVGSVALDTVKTPFGEGTEILGGSATYFSTAASFFTSVALIAVVGEDFPQQHIAFLKSRGIDLTGLERRPGSTFRWKGEYTHQLNEAHTLDTQLNVFESFRPHIPEAYRAPDVLFLGNIHPELQLDVLHKVKRPVLVACDTMNFWINGQREALWKVLENVDVLIINDGEARALGQDSNLVKVAKLVLSRGPKHLIIKRGEYGVLMFNEKQIFGAPAFPLEDVRDPTGAGDTFAGGFLGYLAATGNHSPEAMRQAIIFGSVMASFTVESFSLDRLRILDYKEIQARFAEFKRLTHFEDVQ, encoded by the coding sequence ATGGGGAAACTGTTAGTCGTTGGATCGGTTGCGCTGGATACGGTCAAGACTCCGTTCGGCGAAGGAACCGAGATTCTTGGAGGGTCTGCGACCTATTTCTCGACAGCGGCCAGCTTCTTTACCTCGGTGGCGCTTATTGCCGTGGTCGGAGAGGACTTCCCTCAGCAGCATATCGCGTTTCTCAAAAGCCGAGGGATCGATCTCACCGGCCTCGAACGGCGTCCGGGTTCGACCTTTCGTTGGAAGGGTGAATACACGCATCAGTTGAACGAAGCCCATACCTTGGATACTCAGCTCAACGTGTTCGAGTCGTTTCGCCCTCACATACCTGAAGCCTATCGCGCGCCGGACGTGCTGTTTCTGGGGAACATCCATCCGGAGCTTCAGCTCGATGTTCTGCACAAAGTGAAACGTCCCGTATTGGTGGCCTGCGACACGATGAATTTCTGGATCAACGGCCAGCGCGAGGCGCTGTGGAAGGTGTTGGAGAATGTGGATGTTTTGATCATCAATGATGGCGAGGCGCGCGCACTGGGCCAAGATTCCAATCTGGTGAAGGTGGCGAAGCTCGTGCTTTCACGAGGACCTAAGCATCTTATCATCAAGCGGGGCGAGTATGGCGTGCTCATGTTCAACGAAAAGCAGATCTTTGGCGCTCCGGCGTTTCCGTTGGAAGACGTCCGCGATCCGACCGGTGCCGGAGATACCTTCGCCGGCGGATTCCTGGGCTACTTGGCGGCGACGGGAAACCACTCGCCGGAGGCCATGAGACAAGCCATCATCTTTGGGAGCGTGATGGCGTCATTTACCGTAGAATCCTTTAGTCTTGACCGATTGCGCATCCTGGATTACAAAGAGATTCAGGCTCGGTTCGCAGAGTTCAAGCGGCTCACGCACTTTGAGGATGTTCAATGA
- a CDS encoding 5'-methylthioadenosine phosphorylase, producing the protein MKRRRQNEQVTVGVIGGSGLYDIEGLTSTRPIRVRTPFGAPSDAITVGSLEGIRVAFLSRHGRGHLLNPSGINYRANIYALKSLGVSHVISVSAVGSMKESIHPGDVVVPDQFIDLTKRRISTFFDGGVVAHVAFGEPICAELAQTLLAAGEKVGANLHRSGTYLCMEGPQFSTKAESRLYRQWGVDVIGMTNMPEAKLAREAELCYATLALVTDYDCWHETEEAVTVEAVLGTLHRNVTLAKQILHSAMPSFVNPIDCACHQALDNAILTVPKRIPPAVRKKLAVLIDRALTPKKGAR; encoded by the coding sequence ATGAAGAGAAGAAGGCAGAATGAGCAGGTGACCGTCGGAGTGATTGGAGGAAGCGGACTGTATGATATCGAAGGGCTCACATCTACTCGGCCCATCCGAGTCCGTACGCCTTTCGGGGCTCCCTCCGATGCGATTACGGTGGGTTCGCTGGAAGGAATTCGAGTGGCATTCCTCTCGCGGCATGGGCGGGGACATTTGTTGAATCCGAGCGGAATCAATTACCGCGCGAATATTTACGCGCTCAAGTCCCTGGGAGTGTCTCATGTGATTTCGGTCAGCGCGGTAGGCAGCATGAAAGAATCCATTCACCCGGGCGACGTCGTTGTGCCGGATCAGTTCATCGACCTCACGAAGCGCCGCATCTCGACATTTTTCGACGGAGGCGTGGTGGCGCATGTCGCCTTCGGCGAGCCGATTTGCGCCGAATTGGCACAGACTCTTCTGGCTGCCGGAGAAAAGGTCGGCGCCAATTTGCATCGCAGTGGGACCTATCTCTGCATGGAAGGACCGCAGTTTTCGACCAAAGCGGAATCACGACTCTACCGGCAATGGGGCGTCGATGTGATCGGGATGACCAATATGCCGGAAGCGAAATTGGCCCGTGAGGCGGAGCTTTGTTACGCGACTTTGGCGCTCGTGACCGATTATGACTGCTGGCATGAGACGGAGGAGGCGGTCACGGTGGAGGCGGTGTTGGGCACGCTTCATCGCAACGTGACCTTGGCCAAACAAATACTCCATTCGGCCATGCCGTCTTTCGTCAATCCCATAGATTGCGCCTGTCATCAGGCATTGGATAATGCCATTTTGACCGTGCCGAAACGAATTCCTCCGGCTGTTCGGAAGAAGCTCGCCGTGCTCATCGACCGTGCTCTGACACCGAAGAAAGGAGCCCGTTAG
- a CDS encoding tRNA dimethylallyltransferase: protein MQSDQLLHHRPLVVLLGPTAVGKSRVATQVAKYFETDVLTADSRQVYRGMDIGTDKPTVEERQEVPHRLIDLVDPGETFNAGWYRRVAMAEIERLYRTGRLPFVVGGTGLYIRTLVKGLCSAPQADPAVRADLKKLRDDRGRDGLYAELMRVDPETATRLHPNDESKIMRALEVHRLSGRPLSTMQAEHGFYETPFSAILIGLERKRETLYRRIEERIDWQLTHGMVEETRLLLEQGYGRDLGSMKGLGYRQVGAYLSNECDYAEMVCRFKRDTRRFAKRQMTWFRSEAGIAWLSLEDNEPYEQTAERVIARIEQFMENLGQQKQHVARRQTY from the coding sequence ATGCAATCAGACCAGTTGCTTCACCATCGTCCGCTCGTCGTGCTTCTGGGTCCGACGGCCGTCGGTAAGAGTCGAGTTGCAACACAAGTGGCCAAATACTTTGAGACGGACGTGCTGACTGCGGATTCCCGTCAAGTATATCGCGGGATGGACATTGGAACGGATAAGCCGACCGTCGAAGAACGCCAAGAGGTGCCGCATAGACTGATCGATTTGGTCGATCCCGGCGAAACATTCAATGCCGGCTGGTATCGCCGGGTCGCGATGGCAGAAATCGAACGCTTATACCGTACGGGGCGGTTGCCCTTCGTTGTGGGCGGAACGGGATTGTATATCCGAACCTTAGTGAAAGGGTTATGTTCAGCACCCCAGGCCGATCCGGCTGTGAGGGCAGACCTCAAGAAATTGAGAGATGACCGGGGGCGAGACGGTCTTTATGCAGAGCTGATGCGTGTTGATCCTGAAACCGCAACACGGTTGCATCCCAACGATGAATCCAAGATCATGCGCGCGTTGGAAGTTCATCGGCTGTCGGGACGTCCCCTGTCGACCATGCAAGCGGAACACGGGTTTTACGAGACTCCGTTTTCCGCCATCTTGATCGGTCTCGAGCGAAAGAGAGAGACCCTGTATCGAAGGATTGAAGAACGAATCGATTGGCAGCTGACTCATGGAATGGTAGAAGAGACTCGACTCTTGCTCGAGCAGGGATATGGGCGCGATCTTGGTTCGATGAAAGGTCTCGGCTATCGTCAGGTCGGTGCTTATCTGTCGAATGAGTGCGACTACGCCGAAATGGTGTGTCGGTTCAAACGCGACACGAGACGGTTTGCAAAACGGCAGATGACCTGGTTTCGAAGTGAAGCGGGAATTGCGTGGTTGTCGCTGGAGGACAACGAGCCGTATGAGCAGACGGCGGAACGAGTGATCGCGCGCATCGAGCAATTTATGGAAAACCTCGGACAACAGAAACAGCACGTTGCACGGCGGCAGACCTATTAG